Proteins encoded in a region of the Streptomyces violaceoruber genome:
- a CDS encoding ATP-binding protein codes for MKQSAAKTLGVAALGAAFAAAGAGAATAAPELPDTAQTVDSVARTLPAETVSQVAPGAGNVLEQGRRISHTGLTVAQPVVEQVVAEQLAEGPTEPVAKLLGGVPLKGLPTQGLPVNGLPLGG; via the coding sequence ATGAAGCAGTCTGCTGCCAAGACCCTCGGTGTCGCCGCCCTCGGCGCCGCCTTCGCCGCCGCCGGCGCGGGCGCGGCCACCGCGGCCCCCGAGCTCCCGGACACCGCGCAGACGGTGGACTCCGTCGCCCGCACCCTCCCCGCGGAGACCGTCTCCCAGGTGGCGCCCGGCGCGGGCAACGTGCTGGAGCAGGGCCGCAGGATCTCCCACACCGGTCTGACCGTCGCGCAGCCGGTGGTCGAGCAGGTGGTCGCCGAGCAGCTCGCCGAGGGCCCGACCGAGCCGGTCGCCAAGCTGCTCGGCGGTGTGCCGCTGAAGGGGCTGCCCACCCAGGGCCTGCCGGTCAACGGCCTCCCGCTGGGCGGCTGA